In Paramormyrops kingsleyae isolate MSU_618 chromosome 13, PKINGS_0.4, whole genome shotgun sequence, a single window of DNA contains:
- the osbpl5 gene encoding oxysterol-binding protein-related protein 5, translated as MREESLCRRRYSLCPTTSTPQKIDPRTLTRNLSYAGEQDLYPLSPGSDMERNGLAMLRDEVSPVQSPGSKLEARVFNGQEKECSSPTEKLARKESLKVQKKNYRQEKKRATRELFSALKDPSVVIMSNWLKIRGTLKSWTKLWCVLKPGVLLIYKTHKVEHWVGTVLLNACKLIERPSKKDGFCFKLYHPLDKSIWAMKGPKGENVGSITQPLPSSYLIFRAASESDGRCWMDALELALSCSSLYKLTSRVGRDGDLNTSPESSHILHLLQSSPLTDQDLLQLNESMLENHHMENDGYSDKSEREAHEESDTGANENGGRLTEESDMDQSDDLSPCPLATAYVEQGQEEMGEAGEASQVETVSEENKSLIWTLLKQLRPGMDLSKVVLPTFILEPRSFLDKLSDYYYHADFLSQAITEESPYCRMKQVLRWYLSGFYKKPKGLKKPYNPILGETFRCCWLHPRTDSCTFYIAEQVSHHPPISAFYVSNKKDGFCINGSILAKSKFYGNSLSAILDGKARLLFLARNEEYVITMPYAHCKGILYGTMTLELGGKITIICEKTKLATELEFKLKPFLGSSCSVNQIFGKIRLGDDVLATVDGHWDGEVFIHEKKTGHQEMLWNPTLDVRQRRLKRQVVRLDQQGMFESERLWQHVTSAIMSQDQEQATQEKFVLEEAQRQEAKDRGDKLWIPRLFNLDPVSNEWQYKFADTKPWDPSICLVQFEKDGMIQTKERSLRRHSGLSYSQNWAVEQKAKVQGKHRKSSSQPSSCSQNTESSSTTPEPTHESSDNEAFMTQCTRCNREVKDIADIEASIASIQQTQQDIQSNLHALTQQVLQRRRAEESAVLGRRHWFILCALLLLQLVINYAST; from the exons ATGAGAGAAGAGAGCCTGTGCCGACGACGGTATTCCCTGTGCCCAACGACGAGCACGCCACAGAAGATCGACCCCCGGACACTGACGCGGAACCTGTCGTACGCCGGGGAGCAGGACCTCTACCCCCTGAGCCCAG GCAGCGACATGGAGAGGAATGGACTGGCTATGCTGAGGGACGAAGTCAGCCCTGTCCAGTCGCCAGGCAGCAAG CTGGAGGCCAGGGTATTCAATGGCCAGGAGAAGGAATGCTCCTCACCCACAGAAAAGCTGGCCAGGAAGGAATCTCTCAAA GTCCAAAAAAAGAATTATCGACAGGAGAAGAAAAGGGCAACCAGAGAACTATTCAGCGCACTCAAGGACCCTAGTGTGGTCATTATGTCCAACTGGCTAAAG ATCCGGGGCACCCTGAAGAGTTGGACCAAGTTGTGGTGTGTCCTAAAGCCTGGGGTTCTCCTTATTTACAAAACTCACAAGGTGGAGCACTGGGTGGGAACTGTCCTGCTCAATGCCTGCAAGCTCATCGAGAGGCCTTCGAAGAAGGATGGCTTCTGCTTCAAACTTTACCACCCACTGGACAAATCCATATGGGCCATGAAG GGTCCTAAAGGAGAGAATGTGGGATCCATCACACAGCCCCTGCCAAGCAGCTACCTAATCTTCAGGGCAGCTTCCGAGTCAGACG GCCGCTGTTGGATGGACGCCTTGGAACTGGCTCTCAGCTGCTCCAGTCTCTACAAGCTCACCTCCAGGGTCGGGCGAGATGGCGACCTGAACACATCCCCTGAGTCATCCCACATTCTCCACCTCCTGCAGTCTTCCCCCCTGACTGACCAAGACCTCCTTCA gttGAATGAGTCCATGTTAGAAAACCACCACATGGAGAATGACGGCTATTCTGACAAATCAGAGCGGGAAGCCCACGAGGAGTCAGACACCGGGGCTAATGAAAACGGTGGGCGGCTCACCGAAGAAAGTGATATGGACCAATCAGATGACCTTTCCCCTTGCCCGCTGGCTACTGCCTATGTTGAACAAGGCCAAGAAGAGATGGGGGAG GCCGGAGAGGCCTCCCAGGTGGAGACCGTCTCAGAGGAGAACAAAAGTCTGATCTGGACTCTGCTTAAGCAGCTGCGTCCCGGGATGGACTTGTCCAAGGTGGTCCTGCCCACCTTCATCCTAGAGCCACGCTCCTTCTTGGACAAGCTGTCCGACTATTACTACCATGCCGACTTCCTGTCCCA AGCGATAACTGAGGAGAGTCCTTACTGCCGGATGAAACAGGTTCTGCGATGGTACCTGTCAGGCTTTTACAAGAAACCCAAG GGGCTGAAAAAACCGTACAACCCCATCCTCGGTGAAACCTTTCGGTGCTGCTGGCTTCACCCCCGGACTGATAGCTGTACTTTTTACATAGCAGAACAG GTATCACATCACCCACCAATATCTGCCTTTTACGTTTCCAACAAGAAAGATGGCTTTTGCATAAATGGCAGCATCCTTGCCAAATCCAAGTTCTATG GAAACTCACTGTCTGCTATTCTGGATGGGAAGGCCAGACTGCTGTTTCTGGCTCGGAATGAGGAGTATGTCATCACAATGCCATATGCCCACTGTAAAG GCATTCTGTATGGTACAATGACCCTGGAACTTGGAGGGAAGATCACCATCATTTGTGAAAAAACGAAGCTTGCAACTGAGCTGGAGTTTAAACTGAAG CCTTTCCTTGGTAGCTCCTGCAGCGTGAACCAGATTTTTGGAAAGATACGCTTGGGAGATGACGTGCTTGCCACCGTCGATGGACACTGG GATGGTGAGGTGTTCATTCATGAGAAGAAGACGGGTCATCAGGAGATGCTGTGGAACCCGACTCTGGATGTGCGGCAGCGCAGGTTGAAGAGGCAGGTGGTGCGGCTGGACCAGCAGGGGATGTTTGAGTCTGAAAG GCTGTGGCAGCACGTGACCAGTGCCATCATGAGCCAGGATCAGGAGCAAGCCACACAAGAGAAGTTCGTCCTGGAGGAAGCCCAGAGGCAGGAGGCCAAGGATCGGGGCGACAAGCTCTGGATCCCCCGCCTCTTCAATCTGGACCCCGTGTCCAATGAGTGGCAGTACAAATTTGCAGA CACAAAGCCCTGGGACCCCAGCATCTGCCTGGTCCAGTTTGAGAAGGACGGCATGATCCAGACCAAGGAGAGGTCCCTACGCCGGCACAGTGGGCTCTCTTACAGCCAGAACTGGGCCGTTGAGCAGAAG GCCAAGGTGCAGGGTAAACACAGGAAGTCCAGCAGCCAGCCATCCAGCTGCAGCCAGAACACAGAGAGCAGCAGCACCACACCAGAACCCACGCACGAGTCCTCCGACAATGAAG CATTTATGACCCAGTGCACCAGATGTAACAGGGAGGTGAAGGACATTGCAGATATCGAGGCCTCCATTGCGTCCATCCAGCAGACACAGCAGgacatacagag caacCTGCATGCGCTGACACAGCAGGTGCTCCAGAGGAGGCGCGCGGAGGAGAGCGCCGTGCTGGGCCGGCGTCACTGGTTCATCCTGTGCGCtttgctcctcctccagctcgtCATCAACTATGCGTCCACATGA